One part of the Podarcis muralis chromosome 3, rPodMur119.hap1.1, whole genome shotgun sequence genome encodes these proteins:
- the QRSL1 gene encoding glutamyl-tRNA(Gln) amidotransferase subunit A, mitochondrial, producing MLRASLREISVALKEGQVSPTELCQKCLSLIKATRFLNAYITVAEDTALKQAEASEKRYRQGQILGDLDGIPFAVKDNFSTTGIETTCASKMLKGYIPPYNATVVQKLLDQGAVLLGKTNLDEFAMGSGSTDGAFGPVRNPWSYSRQYREKCVQKPSAQNEDTSWLITGGSSGGSAAAVSSFTCFTALGSDTGGSTRNPASHCGVVGLKPTYGLVSRHGLIPLVNSMDVPGIFARCVDDAATVLGALSGHDPKDSTTVQDPVHPFQLPNLTDVKDLCIGIPKEYNVPGLSSQTLAVWSKAADLFEKAGAKVIDVRLPHTCYSIVCYHVLCAAEVASNMARFDGLEYGHRSSADKSTEALYAATRREGFNDVVRGRILSGNYFLLKQNYENYFIKAQKVRRLIATDFAKVFHSGVDILLTPTTMSHTVPYVEFIKEDNRTRSTQDDIFTQAANMAGLPAVNVPSALSETGLPIGLQFIGRAFHEEQLLTVAKWFEKQVQFPVLELQGMMNHLDTVSHQEKSAFFS from the exons ATGCTGCGAGCTTCGCTCCGAGAG ATATCTGTAGCACTGAAGGAAGGCCAAGTGAGTCCAACAGAGCTGTGTCAGAAATGCCTCTCCTTAATAAAAGCTACCAGATTTCTTAATGCGTATATCACTGTAGCAGAAGACACAGCATTAAAACAGGCTGAGGCATCGGAGAAGAGATACAGGCAAG GTCAGATACTGGGGGATTTGGATGGAATTCCTTTTGCAGTGAAAGACAACTTCAGCACAACTGGAATCGAAACAACATGTGCATCCAAGATGCTAAAAG GTTATATCCCCCCTTACAATGCAACTGTAGTTCAAAAATTGCTGGATCAAGGAGCTGTGCTTCTTGGGAAAACAAACCTAGATGAATTTGCCATGGG CTCTGGAAGTACAGATGGGGCATTTGGACCAGTTAGAAACCCCTGGAGTTACTCACGACAGTACAGAGAAAAGTGTGTGCAGAAACCCAGTGCTCAAAATGAAGACACCAGCTGGTTGATAACAGGAGGAAGCTCTGGAGGCAGTGCTGCTGCCGTATCGTCTTTCACATGCTTCAC GGCTCTGGGATCTGATACAGGAGGATCCACCAGAAACCCAGCCTCTCATTGTGGAGTGGTTGGCTTGAAGCCAACGTATGGCCTGGTTTCCCGTCACGGTCTTATTCCGCTGGTGAACTCTATGGATGTGCCGGGCATCTTTGCCAGATGTGTGGACGATGCAGCCACCGTGTTGG GGGCACTCAGTGGCCATGATCCAAAAGATTCAACCACAGTGCAGGACCCCGTCCACCCATTTCAGCTGCCCAATTTGACAGATGTGAAGGATCTTTGCATAGGCATACCAAAG GAATACAACGTACCAGGATTGTCTAGTCAAACTCTGGCCGTGTGGTCCAAGGCAGCCGACCTCTTTGAGAAAGCTGGCGCCAAAGTGATTGATGTCAGACTCCCGCACACCTGTTACTCCATTGTCTGCTACCATGTGCTGTGTGCAGCCGAAGTAGCATCGAACATGGCCCGATTTGATGGCCTGGAGTACG GGCACCGCAGCAGCGCTGACAAGTCCACCGAAGCCTTGTATGCAGCCACACGCCGGGAAGGCTTTAATGATGTTGTAAGGGGAAGAATTCTATCAGGAAACTACTTCTTGCTAAAACA GAACTATGAGAATTACTTCATCAAAGCCCAGAAAGTGAGAAGACTCATTGCCACTGATTTTGCAAAAGTCTTCCATTCTGGTGTCGATATTTTGCTCACTCCAACAACTATGAGCCACACTGTACCATATGTGGAATTCATCAAAGAGGATAACAGAACCCGCAGCACTCAGGATGATATTTTTACTCAGGCTGCCAACATGGCTG GGCTACCGGCTGTAAATGTTCCTTCTGCACTTTCAGAGACAGGCTTACCAATTGGGCTGCAGTTTATTGGCCGCGCATTCCACGAGGAACAgcttctcacagttgccaaatgGTTTGAAAAGCAAGTGCAGTTCCCTGTCTTAGAGCTACAAGGGATGATGAATCATCTTGACACTGTCTCTCACCAGGAGAAATCAGCATTTTTTTCATGA
- the RTN4IP1 gene encoding NAD(P)H oxidoreductase RTN4IP1, mitochondrial isoform X4 produces MLLKVHTFSRKVFSSLLHCPGLGVTCLGMGKSLIQQLPCRNFHVSCQRCTMMPSWVIDRYGKNDVLRFTNNMMFPLINFPNEVIIKVHAASLNPIDVNMRSGYGAAAIRMKRDPLHITSTGSEFPLTLGRDVSGVVMECGLDVKYFRPGDEVWAAVPPWKQGTLSEFVLASGNEISKKPRCLSHTQAASLPYAGLTAWSAIRLAGGLNQDNCSNKRVLIFGAAGGVGTFAIQLMKAWGAHVTAVCSQDASELVKRLGADDVIDYKSGSVEEQLKTLPLFDFILDNVGGSTEKWAPDFLKKWSGATYVSLITPFLVNMDRLGVADGMLRTGMTFGSKTFKHLCKGVHYRWAFFAPSGPYLDEIADLVDAGKIHPVIDQVFSFSDVPKAFQKMEEGHARGKTVINVTDK; encoded by the exons ATGTTGCTAAAGGTACACACGTTTAGTAGGAAAGTGTTCAGTAGCTTGTTGCACTGCCCTGGCTTGGGTGTTACCTGCCTTGGGATGGGAAAAAGTTTAATCCAGCAGCTTCCGTGTAGAAACTTCCACGTCTCCTGCCAAAGATGTACGATGATGCCATCCTGGGTGATTGACCGTTACGGAAAGAATGATGTGCTGCGATTCACAAATAACATGATGTTCCCTTTAATCAACTTCCCTAATGAAGTGATTATTAAAGTTCATGCTGCAAGCTTAAATCCCATAGATGTTAACATGCGAA GTGGTTATGGAGCTGCTGCTATAAGGATGAAGCGGGATCCGTTGCACATCACAAGCACAGGCAGTGAGTTCCCTCTCACACTTGGTCGGGATGTTTCTGGAGTTGTGATGGAGTGTGGACTAGACGTGAAATATTTCAGACCTGGAGATGAG gTATGGGCAGCAGTTCCTCCCTGGAAACAAGGCACTTTGTCAGAGTTTGTTCTGGCAAGTGGAAATGAG ATCTCTAAAAAGCCCAGATGTCTCAGCCACACTCAAGCAGCTTCCTTACCTTATGCTGGTCTAACAGCATGGTCTGCCATTCGCCTCGCTGGGGGGCTAAATCAGGATAATTGCAGCAATAAGAG AGTATTGATCTTTGGTGCAGCAGGTGGAGTAGGTACCTTTGCTATACAG CTAATGAAAGCCTGGGGTGCTCATGTGACAGCAGTTTGTTCCCAAGATGCCAGTGAACTCGTGAAACGTCTCGGAGCAGATGATGTGATCGACTACAAATCTGGAAGTGTGGAAGAACAGCTGAAAACGTTACCGCT GTTTGATTTTATCTTAGATAATGTTGGTGGATCCACTGAAAAATGGGCTCCTGATTTCCTCAAAAAATGGTCAGGAGCCACCTATGTCTCCTTGATAACACCCTTCTTGGTCAACATGGACAGGCTTGGTGTAGCGGATGGCATGTTACGGACTGGAATGACGTTCGGTTCAAAAACTTTCAAG CATCTTTGTAAAGGGGTTCATTACCGGTGGGCATTTTTTGCACCAAGCGGCCCTTATCTGGACGAAATAGCTGATCTCGTTGATGCAGGAAAG ATACATCCAGTTATTGATCAAGTTTTCTCCTTTTCTGATGTTCCCAAGGCCTTCCAGAAGATGGAAGAAGGGCATGCACGTGGAAAAACGGTGATTAAtgtaacagataaataa
- the RTN4IP1 gene encoding NAD(P)H oxidoreductase RTN4IP1, mitochondrial isoform X3, with amino-acid sequence MLLKVHTFSRKVFSSLLHCPGLGVTCLGMGKSLIQQLPCRNFHVSCQRCTMMPSWVIDRYGKNDVLRFTNNMMFPLINFPNEVIIKVHAASLNPIDVNMRSGYGAAAIRMKRDPLHITSTGSEFPLTLGRDVSGVVMECGLDVKYFRPGDEVWAAVPPWKQGTLSEFVLASGNEISKKPRCLSHTQAASLPYAGLTAWSAIRLAGGLNQDNCSNKRVLIFGAAGGVGTFAIQLMKAWGAHVTAVCSQDASELVKRLGADDVIDYKSGSVEEQLKTLPLFDFILDNVGGSTEKWAPDFLKKWSGATYVSLITPFLVNMDRLGVADGMLRTGMTFGSKTFKHLCKGVHYRWAFFAPSGPYLDEIADLVDAGKIHPVIDQVFSFSDVPKAFQKMEEGHARGKTDGILVSVQSPPKTTFASLHPSCHANLSCNLQKYT; translated from the exons ATGTTGCTAAAGGTACACACGTTTAGTAGGAAAGTGTTCAGTAGCTTGTTGCACTGCCCTGGCTTGGGTGTTACCTGCCTTGGGATGGGAAAAAGTTTAATCCAGCAGCTTCCGTGTAGAAACTTCCACGTCTCCTGCCAAAGATGTACGATGATGCCATCCTGGGTGATTGACCGTTACGGAAAGAATGATGTGCTGCGATTCACAAATAACATGATGTTCCCTTTAATCAACTTCCCTAATGAAGTGATTATTAAAGTTCATGCTGCAAGCTTAAATCCCATAGATGTTAACATGCGAA GTGGTTATGGAGCTGCTGCTATAAGGATGAAGCGGGATCCGTTGCACATCACAAGCACAGGCAGTGAGTTCCCTCTCACACTTGGTCGGGATGTTTCTGGAGTTGTGATGGAGTGTGGACTAGACGTGAAATATTTCAGACCTGGAGATGAG gTATGGGCAGCAGTTCCTCCCTGGAAACAAGGCACTTTGTCAGAGTTTGTTCTGGCAAGTGGAAATGAG ATCTCTAAAAAGCCCAGATGTCTCAGCCACACTCAAGCAGCTTCCTTACCTTATGCTGGTCTAACAGCATGGTCTGCCATTCGCCTCGCTGGGGGGCTAAATCAGGATAATTGCAGCAATAAGAG AGTATTGATCTTTGGTGCAGCAGGTGGAGTAGGTACCTTTGCTATACAG CTAATGAAAGCCTGGGGTGCTCATGTGACAGCAGTTTGTTCCCAAGATGCCAGTGAACTCGTGAAACGTCTCGGAGCAGATGATGTGATCGACTACAAATCTGGAAGTGTGGAAGAACAGCTGAAAACGTTACCGCT GTTTGATTTTATCTTAGATAATGTTGGTGGATCCACTGAAAAATGGGCTCCTGATTTCCTCAAAAAATGGTCAGGAGCCACCTATGTCTCCTTGATAACACCCTTCTTGGTCAACATGGACAGGCTTGGTGTAGCGGATGGCATGTTACGGACTGGAATGACGTTCGGTTCAAAAACTTTCAAG CATCTTTGTAAAGGGGTTCATTACCGGTGGGCATTTTTTGCACCAAGCGGCCCTTATCTGGACGAAATAGCTGATCTCGTTGATGCAGGAAAG ATACATCCAGTTATTGATCAAGTTTTCTCCTTTTCTGATGTTCCCAAGGCCTTCCAGAAGATGGAAGAAGGGCATGCACGTGGAAAAACG